The DNA window CATCAACAGAAAAGTGATTTGGGTACAACGTTTTGATAAAGAAGGAACACCACTAGAATATTTCATCAATCCGGTGATTGCATGGAAATCCGATGTACAGAACCTAGGTCCGGAAGGAGATTTATCCATTCCTGATTTCAGAGATCAGTTTTACAGAAGCAAAGTGATTCAGTTGGAATATGTGGATTTAAAAGGACAGAAATATTCAGAAATTGTGGAAGGGTTTACAGCTGTTATCTTTCAGCATGAAATCGACCATCTTTTCGGAATTCTGATCTCCGATAAAAAGGAAAAAGAAAAGAATGATTCTTACAAAAAAGTAGATGCATATCAGAAGAGTGACCTGAGTAGAAGATAAAAATATGAGTAATGAGTAATGAGTAATAAGCAATGAGCAATGCCATGAAGGTTGTATAATCTTAGCTTTATCAAATCGATTTATCGATTAATCTCTTTGCTTCCTCTATTTCGAAGTGCCATTTATTGTCTTTGCGTTTAATGAAAACACAAATGACACTAACATCTGCACTAATATCACAAATGTGATCCGCTGTATTTTGAAATAAAATCTTTTCCATTCTCATATTCTACCGGATCAATGTATGAGATTATACCAATGTTAGATTGCAATATTTCTTTAAGCTGACTAAAATATTTTTCTCCAATTTCATCGTTACCAGCTATAGTTAAACTGATAATAAGTTGATCGTCATCGGTAATATTTGCGCCAACCATTATATGATAAGGATTGTCCTGATATTTGTTCCAATAAAAAGTTTGTGAAATTCCAGTGTTCCCAATGAAATAATTGACCATTTCATCTTCTGTTTTAAAAATGTAATTCTGATCATTCGGTTTACAAGCATAGTCTGGATTAAGCTTTTCATAATCAGGAATAAATGTTGCAAGTATCAGATCAATAATCTTTCGTGATTTTTTTCCTGCATAGACCTGATATATAATATCTTTGGTTATTTCCATGGTGTCATAGTGGTTTGATTATCTGCTTCTTATTAGTAGTTGTTTATTGAACTGCTTTCTACAAAACTAGTATTTATTTTTTTCAATTTTTTCAGGACTATCATCATCTGTGTTCATCTGGGAAAATCTGTGGTTAAAAATCATAAAAGGAGCTGTTTTCATTGCGAAAACAGCTCCTTTCGTTATAACTATGCTTAAAAAAATTGGATTAATCGTTGTTGGTTACAGAAAGTTTAACCTCCATATTGTTCCTTGTAGCATTAGAATAAGGACAAATCTGGTGCGCTTTTTCTGTTAAAGATTGCGCTTCCTCAATAGAAACTCCGGGAATATTAACATCCAGTTCAGCTGCCAGTCCAAAACCTCCGTTTTCGATTTGACCGATGCTGATTTGTGCAGTAACAGTCGTTTCCCCGGTTTTTATTTTTGACAAGCTTATCACTCTGTTCAGAGCACTGTCAAAACAAGCTGAGTATCCTGCTGCAAAAAGCATTTCAGGGTTGGCAAAATCATCATTGGCGCCACCCAAAGCTTTTGGCATTTTTACTTCAAGATCAAGAACATTGTTTTCACTTTTTACATGACCATTTCTTCCACCTGTTGCCGTTACTTTTGTTGTATATAAAGTTTTCATTATTTTTCTATTTTGCTTAATATTTTTAGTACTATGTCTTTAAGTTGCAGCAATTCTTCCGGTTGAATATCAATCTTTTTCTGGATCTTTCCCGGAATTTCGCATGCTTTTTTTTGCAGCTGTTTGCCAGCTTCTGCTAAAAATACTTCCACAACTCTTTCGTCTTCTTTTTTTCGTTTTCTCACGATAAACCCTTTAGATTCCAGTCTTTTCAGAAGAGGTGTTAAAGTTCCGCTATCGAGAAATAATTTTTCTCCGATATGGCTAACAGTCAATCCATCACCTTGCCACAATACCATCATTACGAGATATTGAGGATATGTAATGTCAAGCTCATCAAGAAAAGGACGATAAAGTCCGGTAATCTCTTTGGCAATCACATATAAAGGAAAGCAGATTTGGTTTTCTAATTTGGGGGTGTTTGGAGTTTCCATAAGTTTAAGTACGAAAGATTCGATGAAGGTATTACTTTTTTATGATAAATTCTTCCATTGGAATACGGACTTTTTTCATAGAAGATAGCCAGTCATTGGCTTCGTCACGGTATCCAAGGTATAAAAGGCTTACACTTTTTAATCCTAATTCTTTTAATCCCAATACTTCATCTACCACTTGATTATTGAATCCTTCTGCGGGAGTACTGTCGATTTTAAGCTCTGCTGCCTGTGCCAATGCAATTCCTAATGCGATGTACGTCTGGCGTGCGGTATGGGCA is part of the Chryseobacterium lactis genome and encodes:
- a CDS encoding peptide deformylase, translating into MKKLPVLLIFFIGLINAQKLTPTELSVINQGEINSALPIYQTTDAHQHKTLLSFSTEIDPLDSNTAVLVKRMKESLLSTDGGVGIAAPQVGINRKVIWVQRFDKEGTPLEYFINPVIAWKSDVQNLGPEGDLSIPDFRDQFYRSKVIQLEYVDLKGQKYSEIVEGFTAVIFQHEIDHLFGILISDKKEKEKNDSYKKVDAYQKSDLSRR
- a CDS encoding organic hydroperoxide resistance protein, translating into MKTLYTTKVTATGGRNGHVKSENNVLDLEVKMPKALGGANDDFANPEMLFAAGYSACFDSALNRVISLSKIKTGETTVTAQISIGQIENGGFGLAAELDVNIPGVSIEEAQSLTEKAHQICPYSNATRNNMEVKLSVTNND
- a CDS encoding MarR family winged helix-turn-helix transcriptional regulator — translated: METPNTPKLENQICFPLYVIAKEITGLYRPFLDELDITYPQYLVMMVLWQGDGLTVSHIGEKLFLDSGTLTPLLKRLESKGFIVRKRKKEDERVVEVFLAEAGKQLQKKACEIPGKIQKKIDIQPEELLQLKDIVLKILSKIEK